The Solea senegalensis isolate Sse05_10M linkage group LG18, IFAPA_SoseM_1, whole genome shotgun sequence DNA segment ACTgcgatttgctaattgcattgtttttaaattgcattGTGGGTTGAAAAAGATAAATTATTCGGCCCATCTTGATAGCTCATTTAATATCTTTGGGTTCACTTGAAGATGGTCGGTTGGTCAAAACAAGCATTTTGAAGATATAATCTTGGCAGCTTTTGACAGTAAACACCAACGACTTAGGAGACATGAATTGGCAGAGTAATCAATGAATTACTCATGAACCACCTGCAAGTATGGACATTGTCTTCAGCCTACGGCAAgcctttttaacatttaatcccCAAGTTTGACTGCCTGAAATTACTGCcattacagatatctgtgacgtcattttgacaagtcaaaactacagttacaAATATCAGTCTTTAATTGAGGATAATTAaacttgaacttgaattatAACCAGTCATAATGACATCGTACATATCTGAAACTTGAATTAGGCAATTCAGTTGCAACTGAAACCCTGTACACACgaatggcaaaagtgacgtcattttgatgaggaaaaactgtagttttgacAGGTAAAATTTACGTCACAGATATCGGTAGTGAATGTTAAAACCTTTTGCCATATCAGCCGGAGTTTTACTCCTTGGTGCCAATTAGACTGCTCTGTAAAATGTTAAACATGCAAAACATTACACCTGCTTAGCATCGGCGTGTTAGTATTGTCATTGGGAGCATGCTAATGTTACCATTTAGCTCAAAGGAACTTCAGTGTCTGAATGCACACTCACTGAGCTCCTTACATGACTActcattcttttctttattaGTATTAAAATGTCGAGACTATATTTCTATGTAATCTTTTGCTCTGTGCTATGTAAGTCTCTGCGTCATTAAATATTGAGCTAGCATTGTTCATAGctcacattaaatattaatgacaTGGAGGATCAGCGAGGTCTGTTTATCATAGTCAATGTAAGGAGCAACATAAGGGAttgttgatttttctttgaGCAAACCTTTATTTTGACGACCAGCTAAAGTAGACGGGCGCTGCCGTTTAGCAACCTCTGCTCTGTGAGTACATGTGCACATTTCAGAGATGAAGTGCAGCACAGGGGAGAGGAGGTCTGCcgaggggagaggggagagctgctggagccttttctgcctctgtATGCCCATTTGTCTGTCTTCGCTCATTGCCCCAGCTCCCCCACATTAGTCCTCagtcactaaaaacacaaaatagctGTTGGTTGCTATGACAGCATCCCCCTCTCAACTCCCCCGCAGGGATTGTGTGCTGTATGGAGACGAGATTAGTTGACTTCCGAATCTTCATATCTCAGGCGTGGTGAGGGGATGCTAGTGGCTAACTGAGGTCACAGACTTAcagatttcttttctctgtccgTTTCTCACCTCACAGCAAAGCCTGTTAAGACAGCAGGAGCGTGTAGAGGAACGAGTGCAGGAGATCGAGGAACAGCTTTGCAAGCTCGACTCTGACAAGTGTGTGGTGGAGGTATGTTGTCGCAGACTGCTCTGTGGGAGTACACAGCAGATACACACATCGGCAAACATAATATTGTTGCATAATGCATTGATGTCTGTTTGTCCATGTGTGCTACCCTGCAGGACAGGGTGTGTGAGCTGAAAGAGGATGTGCGCCTGCAGTACCAGCGGATGCACCAACTCCTAGAGGAGGATCTCGGACGCACACTGGAGGCTCTGGACAGGGCTCAGGCTCGGTTCTGCCAGGAGAACGCTGCCCAAGTTTTGGCTCTGGGAGAACAGCGCCACGAGGCTCAGAAGCTGCTGAGCTCCATTCACACGGCCTTTAGTAAGGCTGAGGAACTGAGCTTCATGAAAAACACTAAGCCTGTAAAAATCCTCACAGACAGGTGAGATGAAACTTGCTGTACCTGGATTCTTTATGTGAAAGTTTCACTTTGTTGTCTGTGGTTCATTTGATATGTAGGTCGTGTTTATAAGCAGACATATTCTTATCTACAATTTGTGTCTCTTGGCATTCGCTGCAGGTCTCAGGCATGTGTGGGCAGCAGTCTCCCTCCTTACAAAGTCGGGAATCTTAACTCTAAACTATTCCTTTCTGAAATCtcaaaaagagagaagagtCTGAAGAAAACTCTGGAAGGTAGGATCTCACTGAATCACTGAATGGATTTAATAAAGGACATTTCAGTCATCATGGTGCTTTTATTGAATCACCACTGATTTCCTCTTATTTCACACCTTGTCTTTCTCAGCtcccctcacccctccctcgACCTTCCTGCAGTCTGTCCCTGCATATCCCAGTGGCCAGAGCTCTGGTTCTGGTGCAGAGAAACGGAAACATTCCACTGCCTTTCCAGAGGGAAATGGGAGCATTGGGAAAACCAATGCTCCAGGTTTCaaggactcctcctcctcctcctcatcatcttcctcattGCTAGCCAAGCAGCCCTACCTGGGCTCCAGCTCCGCCTCTGGAGAAGGCCAGTCTACCAATCAGCAGCCCCTCGGCCCCTGCGGCCCCTCTCACATCAGCGAGAGCGGCGGCACGGGAAGTGGAAGTGGCTCGCTGACCAACCATCATTCGGGTTCAGTGTTCAGCTCCTCGCACTTTGCTCCCGGAGGCAGCAGCTCTTCGCACTCCTCACAGCAGGCCGTGCTGCCGCAGTACGGCGGCCGCAAGATCCTGGTGTGTACGATGGATAACTGCTACTGCTCCGGAGTGCCCTCCGTGTCAGGCCACCGTGGCCATCCACCGTACCCACGCTCGGGCTCCTTCCCGTGGGTCAGCGCCCAAGACTACCCCCCTCCCCCCGGCCTGGCCTCTGGAGGTCCGTCCATGCAGGGCCTGGCAGTGAGGGACTGGATAGAtgcttcacagacacacagacatgcagatttTTATGGGCTGTATGGGCAGCCTTCTACAAAGCACTATGTCACCAGCTAACagagtagacacacacacacacacacacacacacacacatacatgcttggacacacacacacaaacacatatacatatgtatatgtgtgtgtgtgtgtgtggacaggcaCAAAACAGCACACCATTACCAATTTACTAACTGGACAAACATGCAATGCAGTTATATTAtccaaacattaaaataaatctttatatccacacacacatacacacacttagaGCATGTACACACATTCGGGGGCAGGGTTGATctctttgtgattttattttcttacttttccTTATTTTTTGCTCAGTGTATTATACATAAAATGCATAAACAGCCAACCTCTGCTCACTCTGGCACAACTCGGCAtttcacagacagagaaacaagaAGACGGGAGAGGCCGAAGAGGAGAGGACGAGACGCGTCCTGTCTTTTCAAAAGAGCTTAATAGAGCGGGAGATGGATTGATTAGAAAATGAACTTTAAATAAGAAATCTTTTCATACCTTCATTGCTTCTCACTGAGGCTAAAGGGAAAAGATAATGTCGCTGAGCTTTCCAATTTAGCGTCTAATATTTCTATGATGTAATCACCCCTCCAGTTATACAGAGGTCAGTTGCCTTATGTTATTAGCATATTTTTCTTCTGCCCAGCTGACTTTGTTTGATAGATCCTTTAAAGTGGGATAGCGTTCCCTCCATGTCTCTTGATTTCTGACGTCATGGCATTCTTCCTTTCTTTGCTGAGTTCAGGGATGGATCGTACGGCTTGAACACAAAACGCTCTTCCATGGAACACCCACAATGCACTTGTGGACGCCTTGTTATGCCTGGACTAGAGAAGGTGACCTGCAGAGGGACACTAAACCTGCGTCTGAAGGGCCAGTTTGTCCCCTCAGAGTTTCTGGGATTTTAGCTCTTATTCCTAGCACTCCCTTCCTGCTGCCAGGCTTTTGACACGACAGAATCTCTTCTGACAAAGACTGTTTCCATTTAGTAATTACTATGACTTTGTGTTATTTGGTACAACTGTAGGGGTCATGCTTGTCTAGAGAGACTCTGATTTTAGAGGAAAAGACAAGAGTGGACAGACCAAACCAATCAAAGCATCTGGAGGATCTGATGATGCTGTAATTGTACTTCCTGCAGGGCAAAGATGTCACTTCCTCTCAATAAGCACACAAGCTCTTGgcttcctgtttgcagctgaAAGCATGCAAggaagagttttttttaaaagcactcaaaaaaagaacaatggtGGAGAAAActgtgtgaaagagaaaaagggtgggaggatttttgttttttccatgaaCTTTTTCTAGAAGAACGAGACTGGACTGTGAGATGTAAGCAATGGTTTGTCATCCTTAAAAGGAGCTGTTACAACAGTCAACACgaagaggacaaaaaaacaacataaagtatcttttttgtaaatattttgtgaAATGGAAAAATTACAGACGTGATTTGGAGAAGGGttccaaataaacaaacaaatttaaacCACTCTCTGCTGTCAACTCTTTATGTGTGATCTATCCCTATTCTCTCATTCTCTTCTGTTGGTTGAAAGACTTCCTACTGTCaatgtattttatataatgTACGATGTAGTTTAATTTTAGAAATGGTTCAGTAAATGAGCAAAAGTGTATTATTTAGGAACTATTTTCAGCAGTGGTTgatcatatatacagtatatatatggaTTGTTGTTGGCCGTTACGACAAACAAGTTCaatcatttacagtatgttgtgtttctctgctacctccagctggCTCTGGTAGATTCACGGGTCAGAGTTCAGTTTGATGTGGTTTCTCCACGAGACTGAAATGTCTTTGCACTGATGCTGTACTCGGGTAAAACATGCAAGTGTTCAACAGAATAAGACTTTCAAAAGTTATATATatggaaaccaaacaaaaacacaagtccATTTTAATGTAAACTTGGATTAAGGAATAATATCTCGAAAAAGACGGAAAAATCCCATGCACACAAAATGTGACATATCTGTGTGTCGAATGAAAAAGTGCAAACAGGGCTTATGGGTTTGTGTGGGTGGAGGCCTGCTGAGAGAAAACAGGATGGAGAAGACAAATCTTGAAATGAGTagacatgcatgcatgtgttctCCCCTCTGCCCGATTAAACTGTTGCATTACTTCTTTCCCCGACCCAGCACTTTGAGGGATGATTGAGCTGAGCGAGTGGGACGGGGAGTGGAAATAAAAACCAGTTTGGGAGACTAAAGAGCTGAGTTTTGAGAAAAAAGATGTAAAATCAGTGGACAGATTGAAGCAGATTGTTTTAGAGAGAGCATGTGATGTGCTCAGAAGTTCCTTCTTGAAAGAAAAGTTTGACAATTTGGGAATGACATGGTCGTGCAGTAAATATGAGGAATATTTCAAACCCCAGCTGCTGAGGAAGATCATGGGATTTTAATGAAAGGTCCAACTGCTGTTTCCAGAGTAAACAACTTTTAATCTCATGTCTTTTTATGGTGTGTGGGATACAGTCATTCACATATGCTATTCGGTTTCTAAATGACACCTCTCACGTCATCCGGTGGTTAAAGCACAcgcaaaacacaaaacattataTTCATTTAGCCTCTTTTTGCTTCACCCTTGTCTTCCTCCCACCCTTTCCCCTTCTCATGCTGGTGGAAGCAGAGGTCTgatctgctgcctccatttctCACGTCAGCAAACCTCAACAGAAATGCAGGCGGCCAAAAAAACGTAGGGTCGGAGGTGCAGCATAAATTACAGGGCTGCTTTTCTATCTTTCACTCTCTGACAAACACGCACGCATTAACACTCCCCCATCTGTCTCTCCTGACACAAAATTTCTCACACTTGTGCACACAGCTGCTGAACAGCTGTCTGATCCATGAGAAGAGAGATACAAGCAGTAATCTGGTTGCCTACGCATCCGATATGtatctcaaaaacacacacagtctggctCCTTTAAattgcccccacacacacacacacacacactgaggggaAAAGCTTTAACCCACTGATAAGACAACCCTAGAACTTTTAACTTCTTCTGTTTCCAGAtttcaacaaacacatgaaaatgaaacacaaaaacattcaccagaaaggaaaacaaactctTTAAGCGACTATTCTGTAGGTCTACACTTAGTCTGTAAAGCTAAGCAGCCATTGTGACAGGTCACAGTAAGAAACGTAGaggtgaaaataatcaaatgatgGCTGAGTTTTAGCGTCTTTAGTTTTCTGATGCATGTTGGATCATTGTCACACTGTCCTTGATCAGTAATACCTTTGCTTTTGCTGCTAAAACGTGTTAAAATGGCCACTGTGCATTGAGTGACACATGTGCAGTGGTTGCCGGGGTAATCAGTCATGTTGGGCCACAAGAGAGACGGATCAGTGTCCATTAAACTAGACACTAGTTTATTAGAGTTAAAGAGTCAAGTTAaagaaatattacattaaaagtTTTACAACAGAAAAATATCCATTCAGACACCAAGATATGGACAAAACGGGTCAACTTCGTGAGAAAGAGACGGACAGAGTCTAGAGATCTGACTAAATCTAattgaaaaaagagagagaaaacaaaaaagtaaagtaattaAATCCCCAGCTAATCTCCATAAGTGAAATAAAAGGCTGCATTCTTCATTTCCCAACTACAACAAAAATGTGGTTCTACTTTCACCTTAAATTATTTTTCCAGACATCCCTGTTCTGCTGTTCAATAAAccaaaaatcataataataaaaaaaaataaggccCCCTTatcttttattaatatttattctgtttttggGTCCAAATATAATGTCTTAAACGTACATGTTAATGCCAATAAGAACATGTACagctatgtgtatgtgtatgtgtgtgtgtgtgttaacacatgcatgcatataagcgacaatatttttttcttaaatgtgtttcCTGTATGCTTTTGGTGtcaatgttttgtgtttattaatatcatttacagtatttttctttGATATTACTTGTGTatgaatgtatatttttttaatttaattatgaaacctttttttgttcctgcttGGACAAAAAGGAATATTAATGTAGACTCAAACAAGAAAGGTTTCACCCTTTGACGTTTGATACTGTCAGTTTATATTGCTATTTTATCTTGTGGACAGTGTTGTGTCTACATATACTACTCAGGTaacaatataacatttaataGGTATTTGAGGGTCCTTTCTTTGGAGTGGCCCATTGCCAatagttagcttagcttagcacaaagaaaATATGCAGGACTTTTatcaggaccaggagtcctcatggagaccaaaacctagtcctaacaagaatagtgcaaactgctgtgtgtgtttacttctgTGTGAGTAGTAGTATTGTTTAGATGGGCGCATGCTAGTTATTTCACCTGGTTCCCAGTCTTTATGCTaggctaagctaggctaactaGCTGCTATAACTGCTAGTTTCAGATTCAGAGGGACATGGGAGTAATATCAATCTTTCTAGAAACCAAGCAAGTTATCTGGGGGTAACAACAGGGTTTTTCCATCATGGGAAGCTagttatttaaatgtgatttgtcCATAGCAATTTAGCAAATTAATAGGACATAAAGGGCCACAAAGGAGAAACAATGTGAGTACATTCTGCCTCTGAGGAGAGCAAGACTGCACAATAACAAGCTTtgtgaggaaagaagaagaggctgTTTGCAAGTCTCACTCTgaatcagtcacacacaacgttacacaaagtcaaacacacagcacagcactgtTTCTACGGCAGCAACTCACTCTTAGACATGTGACACCTCCTAATACTTCTTATGGGGAAATTATTTAGGATGTGGGCTGGCTCAGTAGTAGACcacttatgtttgtttgttttcacaatacAACATCATGCATCTCGAAGGTTCAAATTACTCATCACAAAAACTGCAAGATTAGATTGAAATAAGATTAGGCTATTTCATTCCatatagttgttgtttttttgcatgtttataTTTTGAATCTAAGTTTTACAACATATAAGTACACACAACATAACCTGTGTCactatgtaaaataaatgagaacCTAAGTCAATGGCAGTTTTCTTTTATCATTCAAGTGTGGACACATTACAGCATTGTATGGTATTATTGTGATAATCACTTTCATTGGCCAATTCATGGCTGCACCTTTGATTCAGACGAACCTCCTGTTTGGCACCTTACAGGTTGCTAAGATACAAAATGCTGATAATCAAGTCGGTCACGCCAAGAAAATAGAGGTTATGTGAGCAGAGTTGTGCGTCTGCTTTTTCACTCACTGCTCCCCTTGAATGCAGCAAACACAGAGCCATTTCTGGACATGTTTCAGCCAGtgaagcattttgtttttgctctcaCAGTCTCTGGTTTGGTTAGTCAGTTCCTCCTGACTGGAGGAGGCTCATTAAATCACACACGTCTTAATTATCAGTGGTGGAAGGAGAATGCAGACCCCAAACAATAACACCACCTGTACCGTCAATTCCCATTTGGatatattacattacaagtAGAAGTAAACGTACAGAGGTCATGCTGCTActgattattgtcattattgataATTAATTTGCCCTTCATTTTCTTGATTAGTTGATACGATATCTCATCTACCAAATGcagaaaatgatgtaaaatgtttttagaAACCTCAAAATGGCGGACCACACAAAAGATATTCAGTTTGCCTTCATTGAggtgcaaagaaaacaaaaaatgtgatatatCTTGATACTAATTCAACGTTTTAGTATTAAATTAACATTGAATTTTGGATGAGGTGGATTGACACTCCTaagagacagaataataattCAGTAATCTGAGCAAATCTAATCAATCACATAATTGGACCTTAATCTACAACAATGCATCATAATGTATCGTGTAAGGTGATCATACATTTTCTATGTTATAACAAACCAATGTGTATCTATAGTTGTcggatgaaatgaaatgaagtaaaagaaaatttTACTTTCCCCATGGAATGTAGCAAAATAgagtaaaataacaaaaattgTAAATACTCAAATGAAGTACAACTGGAGTGACTTACACTTTAGTGCAGTCTCAGACTCCAGTGAACATGTTTACCCCTGAGTTGGAATTGGTACATTCCAGATATTTGTCAGTTGGTCTGGGGGAGAGTTTCTGTTGCTCAGCCTCAGGCCATGACACTCTTTCACCCAGGCAGGAGGATACAGCACCACCtgcctgaagctgctgctgcctggaCAAACcaaatttcatttcaaattcatcACAGTAGATTTCACATTGTGTTGGCCTACAGCCCAGTCACAAAAATATCACCTTTTGGTCTTTACAAAACTGTTAAACTTAATCATATTAATCTGTTCACTTCCAATCCGTGGTGTTTGATCAGAAATAGCACAAgcctgtttttcctttttaataaacaaaaaaaacatttagaagaGTAGAAGAAattgtaatgaaaataataaagtataaataataaaacgtTTTAAACTGCATCACTAAGTGTagatttatcattttaaatgtatactATATTAGGTTTGTGTATAGAACCCatgtttacatatattaacCTTAATattcatgtgatttatttaaaatggcAGCTGCAAACTGCCACAACTGCCCTTTTATGATCAATTATCCAAATTTGCATCCAGTCATCTTAATCCCAGATACATTTGAATCCTGAACTCAATGCTCTCTGCTGTCTCCCACAGCGGCCTCTCCACAGGCTCGCCTGCTGTCGTCAACAGCTGACTCCACCTGCTACGGGTGTGTGAGCACAAGAGCCTggtcagagaaaagaaaaatccttgTGTGATCTGAGCAAATTGAAGCAATCCAATAAATATTATCTCAGaattttggaaacatttttattcacatacAGTACCTTCAATTCTGGACAAGTTACATTCAAGAATATGAAAAGGAAATGCCTAAATAGCGAAATCTCTTACGACCCCAAAAGCGCACAAAGAAATGCATTGggacatacagtacaaacaGCACACTCTCTGTTCAAACTCTGCCAGCACATATTAGATATGCATACATTATAGACTACAAAATACAGCAGGGTAACATATACTCTATAATATGTGCATAACATTAACATATGAACACAGGGTCTAGACAGGGATCTATTTACAGATGATCCAAAATGTCATTTCCTCTAAACCATTtaatttcatcttctttttttatacatattaaCATGTAACCTAGTTATATTCTGTCGTGGGGAGAGTCAGACCCATTTCTCCAACATCcttaaaaatcacacacaccacactggtTGTTTTAAAAGCACTCTAAAATCTACTTtaccataaataaaacaattacaaaaatatACCTCACTTCAAAACAGAGCTATAGCAGGAAAAGCGCGAACAGCCATTGtggaatgatttaaaaaaaaccaaaaaaaaaaacaacaacaacaacaacaaagttgCAGGAAAGAGGTGGCGCAAAATATGCTTGTGAAAGTTTAAAGAATAAACTGTAATTCCAATGAAAGACAGCAGTTTAATGGGAATGTTTGAGGTTGAGTCAGGCTGTGGATGATGGCTGAGAAAGGGACGGTGACGTAGGTGGACCGTGGACTCTTTGTAGAGGCCAGCGTAGGAAGATGCGATGAAATTAGTTGGCGAAACAGGAATGCAGGAATGCAGGGGGTTAAAAACTCCAAGTCCATGTTGGATTAgtagtgtgtttacattcacagGTATATTCCATCGTACTAAGGCTCAGGAGGTTGcattgtgtgtcagtgtagGTGAGTGTATGTTGCTGCTGTTCCTCCTAAGGAGTAGAAGACTAAAAGCAAAGCTATTTTTTCTTGGAGTTGACGCTCTTGCAGACCCAATTCATTCCCTCCTGGAAATGTATTTAAGAGAAACAGCAACACAAGGAGAAAAAAGGTGAGTCAAGAAACAGAAAGAatttaacagacacacacaccaaaaaacaaaaaaaagcaagacaAAGGTCGACTCACCTGAATCCCCTCACCAGTGAGGGCGGAGCAGGACTGGATCTGCCACATGCGATCCCGGATGGTGTGCAGATTAAGACCTTCTGCGATCTCAGAGGCCGGGGCAGCTGTGAGCAGATCCTGTTTGTTTGCAAAGATAAGGACAGGAACACCGCTCAACTTCTCTTCGTCCAACAATTCAGCCagctcctgacacacacacacacacacacacacacacacacacacacatacatacatagctGTCAGTTATATTGGAACATTTGCTCTATCGTGGACAGTGTGCTATGACATTTAATGATGAGAAAAACAGATATAATTTGATATCTGTGGCCTAAAGGTAAGACTCTAATATATAGAAACTAATATATTttcagattatgaaaataggcCCTAAAACATATACTGTAGTACAGGCATAGAGgacactgaaataaaaccaTATCTGTACATACCTGACCTGTTTCCTCAAACCTCTTTCGGTCAGCGCTGTCAATGACATAAATCtgaaacagacaaaatgtccctgtGAGCGTGTTCAGTAAATTAAAACTGCAGGACAcacctgtaaaaacacaacaacaaaaagcccAGCTCTTTCCTGTGTACCATGTTAAAATTCACTCACCAACACATCAGTGTTCTCAAAGTAGTTCCTCCAGTATGGCCTGATCTTCCTCTGGCCCCCAATGTCCCACACATTCAGTTTAAAGCCCTGAGACTGGACGCTCTTAATGTTGAATCCCTGTAAAGATGACAAAAGTGGATTAGAGAGAGGAAGCGGATGCAATTCCTGGTTGCACAGAAATCTGCTACGAATCAAAGCCTCCATCTTAGTTTTATAGTGTATACAAGCAGAATAAGGTACAGAGCAAACCTTTTAGGCAACACTTTTAATGTTCAGATTATTGTCTTCCTTGTCATGAAATCTGATCATGGTGGGACAGCATGACAAACAAGCTCAAACATATAGGTAAATCCACAGACGAAACCGTGACCATTTCTCTAACAATATGGAAGTAGTATGGTCAGAATTTGGTAagtaatatcattttatttctatacTAATCACTCAGTCAATCAGTAATAGCTTGGTAAGAACAAAAAAGGTGTGTATAGCATAAAAGAAGATGAATATCAACTTTATAATATGGTAATTATCAATTTTGTTTCACAAGAAGTTTCCTGGGAAagtaaatgattaattgatgCTTTATTTGAGAGCTTTTCGTCCAAACCTGTGTGGGGGTGATGTGGCTGATGTCCTCGGAGGCCAGCTGTTTGAGCAGAGTGGTCTTCCCGCCGTTGTCCAGACCCAGCAGCAGTATCCTGACCTCCTGGTCTGGTGTGCTCTTCAGCTTGCGCAGGATGGACAACAAACCCTGCAACAAACGGTTAAAAGAGAAGATGGAAATGATACTTTGACAGAAGAATCACACAGCTGCAGAAAATCTCCCTCCAGGGCACGCTCCTCCTCACGAACAGGCCATGTAGAAGCTGTTCTAGTcttcaaaatacattttaatgatgaACGAACAGTGTCTCTGTTTCCTAACGGTGCCAATGGCAACATCAGGTCCCGTGAGCAGACTGCCACAACACACAAATCTGTTTCATTGTTGTTGCAGCTAcgcctgttgttgttttttagcaGCTTTGGTTATTTCAGTAAATGGCACACAAATGGAAGCTAAATACAGCTAACGTGCTAAGCTAATCTCCCCTGATGACTGAACGCAGCAACAAGGCAGCTTTGGCACTTCTACGCTTTTTTCGGCCAGTTGTGGATTAAAATATAGAAATTAAATTCGAGACGGATGCGAGTGAGCGACATTTAATGCGGAAACAGTATGTTTTGCAAAACTGTGTTTGCAGTTATCAGCTTATTATGTGAATAATTTAGACTCACCATCTTGTTGCTTTCTCTCTTGGAGACACCGCTGAGGGTTACTAAGGAGGATGACGTCAGACGCACCGTTACGTACAGAACTCGTTCTCGTGCTGCGTTCACGGAATGTTGGGGGGAAAGTCTGACGGTGGAGAGCTCACGCAAAAAAATATTCTGAAGCCACCCTGTAACCCCCAAATAAAACACcgtattaaaacaataattccAATAAAATACTCAATcctctttttaattttcaagCAAAACTTGTGGGAAAATCCAAATGTTTGCATACGTAGGCTTGTCAACAGTCAGTGTTTGTCCCTGGGTGTATCATTGTAAATGAATGTTGTC contains these protein-coding regions:
- the trim8b gene encoding E3 ubiquitin-protein ligase TRIM8b; translation: MPACTMMASDMVETWRNCFEEELICPICLHVFSDPIQLPCKHNFCRGCISEAWAKDSSLARCPECNHAYTQKPSLEKNHKLSNIVEKYNALSVEKATTPALQCILCRRGPPLPAVKVCLRCNAPCCQSHVQTHLQQPCSALGHLLVEAEAVKAWTCPQHDEYRLYHCEAEQTAVCQYCCFARCHPSHGHTVTDVELRRNDIRQSLLRQQERVEERVQEIEEQLCKLDSDKCVVEDRVCELKEDVRLQYQRMHQLLEEDLGRTLEALDRAQARFCQENAAQVLALGEQRHEAQKLLSSIHTAFSKAEELSFMKNTKPVKILTDRSQACVGSSLPPYKVGNLNSKLFLSEISKREKSLKKTLEAPLTPPSTFLQSVPAYPSGQSSGSGAEKRKHSTAFPEGNGSIGKTNAPGFKDSSSSSSSSSSLLAKQPYLGSSSASGEGQSTNQQPLGPCGPSHISESGGTGSGSGSLTNHHSGSVFSSSHFAPGGSSSSHSSQQAVLPQYGGRKILVCTMDNCYCSGVPSVSGHRGHPPYPRSGSFPWVSAQDYPPPPGLASGGPSMQGLAVRDWIDASQTHRHADFYGLYGQPSTKHYVTS
- the LOC122759541 gene encoding ADP-ribosylation factor-like protein 3, yielding MVLVFYWNYCFNTVFYLGVTGWLQNIFLRELSTVRLSPQHSVNAARERVLYVTVRLTSSSLVTLSGVSKRESNKMGLLSILRKLKSTPDQEVRILLLGLDNGGKTTLLKQLASEDISHITPTQGFNIKSVQSQGFKLNVWDIGGQRKIRPYWRNYFENTDVLIYVIDSADRKRFEETGQELAELLDEEKLSGVPVLIFANKQDLLTAAPASEIAEGLNLHTIRDRMWQIQSCSALTGEGIQEGMNWVCKSVNSKKK